A window of Candidatus Nitrospira allomarina genomic DNA:
CTGTGTCCCGAACGTTTTTAGTGACCAAAGACTCGTTTGGATCGTTACCGGATGGTCAGAACGGGGTCTTGGGTTTTGCTCGCGATATTACGTTCCGAAAAGCCGCTGAGCTCATCATTCAGGAACGAGAAAAACGCTTCCGGGCCATTATGGAAAATGCCTATGATCTGATCACGGAAACCGATGCAGAAGGACGGTTCCTCTATGTGAGTCCAAATTTCAAAGAATCTCTCGGGTACAGCTCCCAAGATCTACTTGGTACGAGTGTCTTTGCCCCGGTTCATCCTGAGGATCGAGACAGGGTGGTGGGGGAGTTTTGTCAAGGCATGAAGACCCATGGTTCCGGCCGTTCGGTCTACCGCTATCGGCATCAGAATGGGGAGTACCACTGGTTTGAAAGCACCGGGCGAGCCTTTCAAACGGCACTTGGGGAACTGCGTGCTGTCGTCATCTCGCGAGATATTACACAGAGAAAACAATGGGAAGATGCGCTGGAGGCAATTGTTAAAGGCAATGTGATCCCCGGCTCTCCAGATTTCTTCGAAGTCCTTGTCGGTGAATTGGCGAAAGCGCTTCAGGTGCCTATGGTGTTTTTGTCAGAGCGGATTGAGGCAAATGCCAGCAAAGCCCGGACATTGGCTTTTTGGAACCACGACCATTTTGAGCCCTCAACGGTGTATGATTGTCTGGGGGGACCTTGCGAACTCGTACTTGGGGGTACCTCTGTGGACCAGCCTTCCGGTGTTCAACAACTCTTTCCTGGCAGTGAAGCGATTCAAACTTTGAGAGTTGAGGCGTATTATGGAACGCCTCTGTTTAATTCCAAGAATGAGGTCGTGGGAAATCTAGCGCTTTTGGATACGAATCCGCATGTTCTTTCCTCTCAAGGGCAAAATCTTTTGAAGATTTTTGCCGCACGCGCAGGAGCGGAACTGGAGCGCAAGCGGGCACAGGAAGAAGTCCAAAACAGCCAGGACAAGTATCGTGAGCTCTACGATCAGACTCCCTTAATTTATTTTACGGTGAATAGTCAGGGGATCATTCTCTCCGTCAATCAATATGGGGCTCAAGTGTTGGGGTATCGGGTTGAGGAATTGCTGGGCACCTCTGCATTCTCCGTGGTCTATGAGGAGGATCGTGGACTGTTTCAATCAGGTCTGGAGAAGGGGTTGCGTGAATCCACCAAAGGGATTCTTCCTGACTTTCGGAAAGTGAAAAAGGATGGGACCATCATTTGGGTGAAAGAGACGATTCAGGCCATTGAGAAGCAGTCAGGGCCTCGGGTGTGGTTACTGTCTTGTGAGGATATTACAGAGCGGAAACGGACTGAAGAGGCTTTATTA
This region includes:
- a CDS encoding PAS domain-containing hybrid sensor histidine kinase/response regulator — translated: MRSSEKTDEEIFGTQPHALFVEGDDHVMQSAGTQTFEVEVQEQHPVSRTFLVTKDSFGSLPDGQNGVLGFARDITFRKAAELIIQEREKRFRAIMENAYDLITETDAEGRFLYVSPNFKESLGYSSQDLLGTSVFAPVHPEDRDRVVGEFCQGMKTHGSGRSVYRYRHQNGEYHWFESTGRAFQTALGELRAVVISRDITQRKQWEDALEAIVKGNVIPGSPDFFEVLVGELAKALQVPMVFLSERIEANASKARTLAFWNHDHFEPSTVYDCLGGPCELVLGGTSVDQPSGVQQLFPGSEAIQTLRVEAYYGTPLFNSKNEVVGNLALLDTNPHVLSSQGQNLLKIFAARAGAELERKRAQEEVQNSQDKYRELYDQTPLIYFTVNSQGIILSVNQYGAQVLGYRVEELLGTSAFSVVYEEDRGLFQSGLEKGLRESTKGILPDFRKVKKDGTIIWVKETIQAIEKQSGPRVWLLSCEDITERKRTEEALLLSEMQLRHTQKMEAIGTLAGGIAHDFNNILGAILGYSELAMAYATQDERLKSYLNEVVAAGNRARDLVKQILAFSRRSEKDKEAVDLRLVIRDVLKMVRASFPSSIEIRTSLDLESTVIYGDRTQMQQVIMNLCANAEYAMREEGGLLEIALGQECIPEEGMPGLGLCKAGSYLQVVIRDSGKGIPLEMVERIFEPFFTTKPAGEGTGLGLAVVHGIVHNHGGGIAVSSCPGEGTTFTVLLPRLDVIAPEKPEEVTAWPTGSGRVLFVDDEEMLTRWGTQFLSHLGYAVVARVNPYEALDLFRAHPSDFDVVVTDQTMPTMSGEALSRALLGIRADIPILLCTGFSHTMTQEKAKQLGIRAFLMKPVNGLSLALALRDILGEGTTPDPTVHS